In the genome of Arachis stenosperma cultivar V10309 chromosome 6, arast.V10309.gnm1.PFL2, whole genome shotgun sequence, the window TGTTGGATCTCAGAGGAAGCTTCTTTGAAGGCACAATTCCAGAATCATTCAGCAACTTGCATAAGTTGAAGTTCCTTGGTCTATCTGGGAATAATCTCACTGGGAAGATTCCTGGAGAGTTAGGACAACTTTCATCAATGGAGTTTATGATCCTCggatacaatgaattccaaggAGGGATTCCATCGGAGTTTGGAAACCTCACAAGCCTTAAGTATCTTGATTTGGCAGTGGCTAATCTTAGTGGTGAGATTCCGAGATCATTTGGAAATCTCAAGTCATTGAATACAATGTTCTTGTACAACAACGATTTTGAAGGAAGCATTCCACCGGAGATTGGTAACATGATTTCTTTGCAGTTGCTGGATCTCTCTGATAACATGCTTTCAGGGAAAATTCCACCTGAAATAAGTCAGCTGAGGAATCTTCAGCTGCTGAATTTCATGGGAAACAAGCTATTCGGCGCCGTCCCCTCTGGTCTTGGACAGTTGCCTAAACTCCAAGTTCTTGAGCTTTGGAACAATTCATTGTCAGGGGCATTGCCTGGTAATCTTGGAAAGAATTCACCATTGCAATGGTTGGATGTTTCATCCAATTCACTCTCTGGTGAGATTCCAGAAACTCTTTGCAGCCAGGGGAATCTCACCAAGCTAATACTTTTCAACAACGCCTTCTCCGGTCGAATTCCAGTGAGCTTATCGACATGTACTTCGCTTGTTCGGGTAAGAATACAGAACAATCTTCTTTCCGGAACAGTTCCAGTTGGTCTTGGTAAGCTTGGGAGGCTTCAGAGGTTAGAATTGGCTAACAACACTCTCACCGGTGGAATCCCTGATGACATAGCTTCTTCCACATCACTTTCTTTCATTGATCTCTCAAGAAACAAGCTCCATTCTTCTCTTCCTTCCACCATTCTTTCCATTCCAAATCTTCAGGCTTTCATGGTCTCTAACAACAACTTGGAAGGTGAGATTCCAGACCAATTCCAGGACTGCCCCTCGCTTACAGTTCTAGACCTCTCATCAAATCAATTCTCTGGAGGCATTCCAGCAAGCATAGCTTCTTGCCAGAAATTGGTAAATTTGAACCTAAGAAGCAACCAGTTAACAGGTGAAATCCCAAAAGCAATATCTAACATGCCTACATTGGCCATTCTTGATCTTTCAAGCAACTCGCTAGGCGGCGAAATACCAGAAAGTTTGGGTGTTTCCCCAGCTCTGGAATCCTTCAATGTGTCATACAATAAGCTTGAAGGGTCAGTCCCAGCAAATGGGATCCTAAGAAGCATAAACCCAAATGATCTGGTGGGCAATGCTGGCTTATGTGGTGGTGTCCTGCCTCCTTGTGGCCTAAACTTGTCATTTACATCTAAGCATGGAAACTCGCACACAAGGCGCATTATTACTGGATGGATCATTGGGATATCGTCAATCTTAGTCATTGGGATTGCGATTCTGGTAGCGAGATCTTTATACACCAGGTGGTACACCAATGGCTCCTGCCTTGGTGAAAGATTTTATAAAGGTAGCAAAGGGTGGCCTTGGAGATTGATGGCATTTCAGAGGCTTGGCTTCACAAGTTCAGACATTCTAGCTTGCATCAAGGAAACGAATGTGATCGGAATGGGAGCTACCGGGATTGTTTACAAGGCTGAGATACCACAATCAAGTACAGTTGTGGCAGTGAAGAaattgtggagagcaggatctgATATTGAAGTAGGAAGCAACAGCAATGACCTTGTTGGAGAGGTTAAtctcttagggaggttaaggcATAGGAACATCGTTAGGCTATTAGGATTTCTTCATAACGACACGGATTTGATGATAGTTTATGAATACATGCACAATGGCAACCTGGGAGATGCCTTGCATGGTAAACAAGCAGCAAGATTACTTGTAGATTGGGTTTCGCGCTATAACATCGCTCTTGGAGTTGCTCAAGGACTTGCTTATCTTCATCATGATTGCCATCCACCGGTTATCCATCGCGACATCAAATCAAACAACATATTGCTTGATGCAAATCTTGAAGCAAGGATAGCAGATTTCGGATTGGCCAAGATGATGATCCGGAAGAATGAGACTGTTTCCATGGTTGCCGGATCCTACGGCTACATAGCCCCAGGTGAGTTTCATACTATTTGACAGTTACATTTCAATTAGCAGCATTTATAACATTTTCCATTCTATGGCAGAATATGGATATGCCTTGAAGGTGGATGAGAAGATTGATGTTTATAGCTATGGAGTAGTTCTGCTGGAGCTGCTGACGGGTAAGCGGCCGACAGATGAGGAGTTCGGAGAGAGTGTAGACATTGTAGAGTGGATTAGAAGAAAGTTGAGAGACAACAAGTATCTAGAAGCAGCATTAGACCCAAACGTAGTAGGAAACAGTAGGCATGTGTTAGAGGAGATGCTGTTAGTTCTAAGAATAGCACTTCTTTGCACTGCAAAGCTTCCAAGGGAGAGACCAACCATGAGGGATGTGATAATgatgcttgaagaagcaaaacCAAGGAGAAAGAgtagcagcaacaacaacaacaacaatgaaacaACTTGTTCAATTAACAGCAGCAATAAAGAGGTTCCAGTTTTTAGTCCATCACCAGTTATTGGCCTTGTGTAGGAAGGAACCAACAACAACTCAGTTTTTAGAGATATAACTTTGTAATCAGAGATTCAATATTTCGTTTTAGAGGGTACACCACATCtaaaatggatttttttttgcaaataaattttatttgtatcCTAAATGTTGTCATATTTATTTCTGCTGTCTGCAGAAATCAAGATAAAGCAATTGtacctattattattattattattattattattattattatccgtTGAATAACAATGATAATTTGGTAGATGTACATGAAGTGCTCAAAAATACTAAGTTGGTCTAGTTCTTAAAATTCCAGTTACATATTCACTAACCCCTAGACTCTCCATAGTAGTTATTATGACTTATAACTTCTGAATTAAAATATAGTAGTATAGTATACTATTAAATTATCCCTTTTGAGGGTCCAGTTATGCTAGTTTCAAAATCAAAGTAAACTGCATAAAAGTGGGTGCATAAACAAGTAAGCAGAAGGGGGGCAGATTGTCAAAATTAATGGTATCTGGCAAGCATTCATTCCAAAAAGCTACAAGGTTGCTTGTGCTTGAATACTTGATGTTCTTGACCAAAAGATTGATTCTAAACAAATCTTGACACGTATTAAccgtttaaaaaaaattaaacgcAAAAGGCTGACATCGTGAGTACACACTACACATACACAGACAACgtcttttaaaaagatatatataaaaCTTTTGAAGAAACATGGGCAGCAGCTTCGGCTaccaatacaaaataaatattagaatataaatatatattaaaaataaattaaaccacacatgtatttatatataaatatattaatagttaattttgatatacgaatagtatttttatataaagagtATTGATAAATTTTGACTttctaaatatatataacaaaataataatttatcatttctataataaaaaatttaaacatcgACAATTCTAATTATAAAAGAAATCAACTAACCGGATATCAAAGAATGAATTTATCTGACAAAACCACCCAATGTAAACTGCAAAAGTATCTAAGgggattggattgaaaaaaaCTACGAATGCAGGACCCAATTTTTGGTGGATATCAAATCAGTTTACATATATCacagttaaaaatttaaaattctcacCGCTTAATTTACATCAAAACTACTGTTAAAAAATGttaatttattcaaatataTTCAAACACTAAACAAAGATCTTTTTAACGTCCAACAGTAAATAAACATACATTAAGCGGAGGGGCTTCAATACAGTAGGAGAAGCTGAAATGAAGAGAGACATGAAAGGTAAGGCTAGTATGCGTGTCTAGTGCTAAGTAGGAAAAAGAACTACAAACATgaataatctaaaaaaaaagtattagcTAACTAAATTGAAAAGGAAATGAAGGGTgcagaacaaaagaaaatgtaTTTCATTTCAAAAGTCATCATTTATTTTCTAGTGAAATAAAATGGTAAATAATATTACAGTATGTTACACCAAACAAAAATTCCGAAATTTTATTCTGTAAAAACAAATATTGACATCCTCCCAGCCTCAACTAAACAAATTGTTTGAAACATAAACGCAGTATGTAGCTGAATTAAATTTTGCTACATACACTTATTATCATTGAGTGGTACTCAATTTAGCCTTTGAATTTTGTGATGGAGAAGGTACGCATGCAGTGCAAGCAGCAGCAGTACAAGAAGAAGCCAACTTGTCAGAGAGATTAATCCGCATCGTTCTATTCCTCTCATCATTCCCAGGTAAATGAAGGAGGGCATCCATGATTAAAATGTCCCAATCTCGGGGAAGAAAAAAGGAAGACCAAGTGTCCTCTGTTTCAAAGAAGCCAAGACAATAAACTGACCTCGGTGTATGCACTTTCAATATGACAGATATTAATCAATTCAAGTAGCattcagaagcaaaaatatAATATGCAAATAAGCATGTAGATCCATAAAGCGAGCATCTTACTGTTGTAAAGCATTTTAATGCAGTAAAGTGAGAGTAATGAGAAGAGTTCCCACGAGGTATAAACGTTAAAATTACTAACCTCCATTTCGAACTGCCTTTAGCTGTAAGATACCTGTGCCTTGTGGTCCAGAAACAGGAAATGAGCAAGACACAGAATGCCTCTTATGAGCTACCGCCAGAGATGCATTGTACCATGGACCTTTAACTATTGGTTCTCCAATAGCATCTATTAATGCCTGGTTCTTGCTCACTTGCTCCATGGCCTTGCTGCAAATTTCACAGTTAATCAGTTTGGAAGCTGCTAAGGTGGGACAGAATTTCAATTTAGAAATGTTAAGAAGTTAAACTCCTATCACGATTAATATAAGACAAAACTACAATAGAATTTACTTTGGACAGGAGAGTGAACAAATTGAAATCAATTATTATTCTATCATCAACTGGAGGGCCATACTTAAAATCATTTCATAGAAAATATCACAAGGAAACTATAACGCTAATGCTGGAAGTTATATATAATAcaacaagaaaagaacaaaTATCTTTGATGTGCTCTTGCCTCCATCTAGTTATATAGCTAACAAGCTAAATGTAAAAAAACAATGGTGCTTTACTAAGGCATACTAAAACAAAGGATATAAAAATCTAGATGTTGAATACTCCTACCAAATTGATTGTGGAATAGGACAAGAAATGGTCAAGTTTCagttttaagcaaaaatcaccTTGAGGAGTTGTGTGCTCTCCAGGGAAAATGGAGGAGATAGGAAACATCATAAATAATTTGATGGAGGAGCACTAAATGGGCTGACTTCTAATATAACTCATGAGTAGAGCAATGACACTGTTTGATACATGTAAACCAATGTTAAAATGTAGTTCTCAATCATGTTGTCCAAATGGATTCAGCGATTCAGCTGAGATCATAGTAGCCACTAGCCACTGTTAACTCTAAACACACAACACCACGTTATAGACATAAAGTTTAAAATTACCTGCTACAGCCATGATAGATGGCAAGATCATCAAGGGCACTTAGAGCAACACCACCCGTAACAGTAATCAAAACAAACGACACTGCCTTGCGACCGAAATATTTGCTCTTGCCTTCATCCACATTCTTTGTGGAACTGCAACAGTTTAAAATTTGTAAACACACAACAGCAGATTCAATTACAGCTCCTATTCTATCAGTTTCAACAAAGTAATGACAACAAATACTTCAAAACTTTGATTTCCAATCAAAGTAAACAAACAACTATTTTGCTCCTTTGATGTTGGGAATCATCTTAGTATGTTGTCATTTCAGATATTCTACCAAGTAATGCAAATGGTAAACTTCCCTAATATGTGTTTAAAGGATTTTTATTCAGCTATTGAAATCTAATACCCAAAACTCAAAGGAAATCGATGAGTTACGAAGACTAGCAAgtttgtttagggtttagggtttagatcTTCTAATGCAACATGCTAAATATGAACATTTAACAAGCTGAGCTCTAACAAAATCATATAACATTTACAAAGAAGACTGTCCAAGATTGTTATACACCATAGTGGCCCTTGAATACTAACCGTAGGaaaatcaatcaatcaatcaatgACAATGAGAATCAAAATCTCGACATGGCAGCATAAATGGCAATCACCACCTTCCAACCAATCCGGAAAGAAAAAAGGAATTTGATTTTCTATATAGTTGGTGGTATAAGAATCACAAAAACCCAGAGAAAACCCTAATaattgaagaaaagaagaggagaaaagaagaagggaaaTGATAGAGTTACCTTGAAAGCTGAGATTTTGGAGAGGACCTAAGGAAGGAAATGAG includes:
- the LOC130932696 gene encoding MDIS1-interacting receptor like kinase 1-like, which encodes MKKNKMKMRSKLLMIIFLCYNIGRFAANDEVSALISIKAGLFDPLNALHDWKPEKTAGEDSAHCTWTGVWCNSDGAVEKLDLSHKNLSGDISSDILRLKSLSSLNLCCNGFSSPLPKYIANLTTLKSLDVSQNLFGGEFPFGLGRAWRLMTLNASSNEFTGLLPGDLGNASSLEMLDLRGSFFEGTIPESFSNLHKLKFLGLSGNNLTGKIPGELGQLSSMEFMILGYNEFQGGIPSEFGNLTSLKYLDLAVANLSGEIPRSFGNLKSLNTMFLYNNDFEGSIPPEIGNMISLQLLDLSDNMLSGKIPPEISQLRNLQLLNFMGNKLFGAVPSGLGQLPKLQVLELWNNSLSGALPGNLGKNSPLQWLDVSSNSLSGEIPETLCSQGNLTKLILFNNAFSGRIPVSLSTCTSLVRVRIQNNLLSGTVPVGLGKLGRLQRLELANNTLTGGIPDDIASSTSLSFIDLSRNKLHSSLPSTILSIPNLQAFMVSNNNLEGEIPDQFQDCPSLTVLDLSSNQFSGGIPASIASCQKLVNLNLRSNQLTGEIPKAISNMPTLAILDLSSNSLGGEIPESLGVSPALESFNVSYNKLEGSVPANGILRSINPNDLVGNAGLCGGVLPPCGLNLSFTSKHGNSHTRRIITGWIIGISSILVIGIAILVARSLYTRWYTNGSCLGERFYKGSKGWPWRLMAFQRLGFTSSDILACIKETNVIGMGATGIVYKAEIPQSSTVVAVKKLWRAGSDIEVGSNSNDLVGEVNLLGRLRHRNIVRLLGFLHNDTDLMIVYEYMHNGNLGDALHGKQAARLLVDWVSRYNIALGVAQGLAYLHHDCHPPVIHRDIKSNNILLDANLEARIADFGLAKMMIRKNETVSMVAGSYGYIAPEYGYALKVDEKIDVYSYGVVLLELLTGKRPTDEEFGESVDIVEWIRRKLRDNKYLEAALDPNVVGNSRHVLEEMLLVLRIALLCTAKLPRERPTMRDVIMMLEEAKPRRKSSSNNNNNNETTCSINSSNKEVPVFSPSPVIGLV
- the LOC130934985 gene encoding uncharacterized protein LOC130934985 → MFAKRLISFLRSSPKSQLSSSTKNVDEGKSKYFGRKAVSFVLITVTGGVALSALDDLAIYHGCSSKAMEQVSKNQALIDAIGEPIVKGPWYNASLAVAHKRHSVSCSFPVSGPQGTGILQLKAVRNGEDTWSSFFLPRDWDILIMDALLHLPGNDERNRTMRINLSDKLASSCTAAACTACVPSPSQNSKAKLSTTQ